In a genomic window of Amphiprion ocellaris isolate individual 3 ecotype Okinawa chromosome 13, ASM2253959v1, whole genome shotgun sequence:
- the ints5 gene encoding integrator complex subunit 5, translating into MLNDQAMSVVFDGSPLKAMQSHSHTAQTALSTQELSQEIKSFISGIDTVQGRKLSVREHARCAVRLLRSVPACRGAVLEHLRGVYDEHVSAFLHNLETEGSASSGVSSNLEDIIQEVHGVLSEFIRLNPRAWAPLVSTWAVDLLGQLSSKHAGRRVAPHSSSLNELLQLWMSCAATRSLMEAYSQCLAAMLAWCPDACVDALLDTSVQHSPHFDWVVAHIGSAFPGTIISRVLACGLKDFCSHGAKDQGLLVMGVDKGNRVPKIGSVVGILGHLAVHHSDSIRKELLRMFQESLSPSSPMSPTSSSTSWESSPQLRRAAVPFLLQLAAMSPNLFGAVSAELVELLRPPVLLQLQALLQGLPREELDNMLGLAVHLISQSPSGGARVLRFLADTATPASVIISGPTPSPNEGVREGCDRLLQMLLLHLHKLVFSRSDGAEVNAHHSAPSQPQRVIPFLEELQSHVAQLCAETLRLERKRHLWLHQLLCLLSVYGGPSIATEALCQLLTQARNPEELALAWQLHTTLSSCMAGLIPAAVARCVAQIHTHTLGPRQLRQLLLNLAAAIQSQDEERRGAAGVQSSMAIQVGSAVSGHLHDFGPLLLHGDPAVSHAAVRLLSCSPLPRTSSPAHLLLLSRAAVTYFFLALRRRGEAGKVGRDGGQAGEAVNCSVLLLSRFAAYSPLTLKAVLQQLVEGALHKGNADLFGGQIADMSGAPVLSPSVAPDLGASLLDINCRFGTTVNFSGSVWSVFHAGVIGKGLKVRGATQLPDPSGVIQNIQTLLAVVVQCCSSSGLNGSINGSRSPSDPDEPPPINAEAAKVVAVTLVENVCPDVANGELSWPPEEHARTTVERDIHIRRCFEAHPVLFPLLQVVAAGRPALCYCSAVLRGLLATLLAHWEASRGVSSTDSPWHLQASCLLVSCMGEGQLLPPVLANVHEAFPHLTPFEVRLLLLAVWEYVRGNGPMPQKFVFSSEKGLFCRDFSRDGDVARYVAPIHSVLHKNIDRLGHLCWRFQL; encoded by the exons cACCCAGGAACTATCTCAGGAGATCAAGTCCTTCATCAGCGGCATTGACACAGTTCAAGGCCGGAAGCTCAGCGTTCGAGAACACGCCCGCTGCGCTGTGCGGCTGCTGCGCTCAGTCCCGGCGTGTCGAGGTGCGGTGCTGGAGCATCTGAGGGGCGTGTACGATGAGCATGTATCTGCCTTTTTGCATAACCTGGAGACAGAGGGCAGTGCCAGCTCTGGAGTGAGCTCCAACCTGGAGGACATCATCCAG GAGGTTCATGGTGTGCTGTCAGAGTTTATCCGTCTGAACCCCAGAGCCTGGGCCCCTCTCGTGTCCACCTGGGCTGTGGACTTACTGGGTCAGCTGAGCAGCAAACATGCCGGCCGCAGGGTGGCCCCCCACTCCTCCAGCCTCAATGAGCTGCTCCAGCTCTGGATGTCTTGTGCTGCCACTCGGTCCCTCATGGAGGCTTACTCCCAGTGTTTGGCAGCAATGCTGGCCTGGTGCCCTGATGCCTGTGTGGATGCGCTGCTGGATACTTCAGTTCAACACTCACCGCATTTTGACTGGGTGGTGGCTCACATTGGGTCTGCCTTCCCGGGTACGATCATCAGCAGAGTGCTTGCTTGTGGACTAAAGGACTTCTGCTCTCATGGTGCTAAGGACCAAGGGCTACTGGTAATGGGAGTGGACAAAGGCAACAGAGTGCCCAAGATTGGCTCAGTGGTGGGAATCCTTGGACACCTTGCAGTACACCACTCAGACAGCATCCGGAAGGAGCTGCTCAGAATGTTTCAGGAGAGTCTGAGCCCGTCAAGCCCTATGTCTCCCACTTCATCCTCAACATCTTGGGAGAGTTCACCTCAGCTTCGTCGTGCTGCAGTAccatttctgctgcagctggctGCAATGTCCCCAAACCTCTTTGGTGCTGTGTCTGCAGAGCTGGTGGAGCTGTTGCGGCCTCCAgtcctgctccagctgcaggCTCTGCTGCAGGGCCTCCCCAGAGAGGAACTGGATAACATGCTGGGGTTAGCTGTCCACCTCATTAGCCAGAGCCCATCAGGAGGGGCCCGGGTCCTCAGGTTTCTGGCAGACACAGCGACTCCAGCTTCCGTCATCATCTCTGGCCCAACCCCGTCACCTAACGAAGGAGTCAGAGAAGGTTGCGACCGCCTACTCCAGATGCTGCTCCTGCATCTCCACAAATTAGTTTTCAGTCGCTCTGATGGAGCTGAAGTGAACGCCCATCACTCAGCACCCTCTCAGCCCCAGAGGGTCATCCCCTtcctggaggagctgcagtCTCATGTAGCTCAGCTGTGTGCAGAGACACTTCGACTGGAGAGGAAGCGTCACCTCTGGCTGCACCAGCTGCTGTGTCTGCTGTCAGTGTATGGAGGTCCCAGCATTGCCACTGAGGCCCTCTGCCAGCTCCTCACACAGGCCCGCAACCCAGAGGAGTTGGCTCTGGCCTGGCAGCTCCACACTACTCTCTCCTCCTGCATGGCAGGACTCATTCCTGCCGCTGTAGCCCGCTGTGTGGCCCAGATCCATACGCACACTCTGGGACCCCGACAACTGAGGCAGCTGCTGCTTAACCTGGCAGCAGCCATCCAGAGTCAGgatgaggagagaagaggagcagCAGGTGTTCAGTCCTCCATGGCCATCCAGGTGGGCTCAGCAGTGTCAGGACACCTCCATGACTTTGGTCCGCTCCTTCTCCATGGTGACCCGGCTGTATCTCATGCTGCAGTGCGCCTCCTGTCCTGCAGCCCGCTGCCTCGCACCTCCTCCCCAGCACATCTGCTCCTGCTGTCCCGTGCTGCTGTTACTTATTTCTTTCTGGCactgaggaggagaggagaggcggGGAAGGTGGGTAGAGATGGAGGCCAGGCAGGCGAGGCTGTGAACTGCTCAGTCCTGCTTCTGTCTCGTTTTGCAGCGTACTCTCCTCTTACTCTGAAGGCTGTACTCCAGCAGCTGGTTGAGGGAGCTTTACATAAAGGCAATGCCGACCTGTTTGGAGGGCAGATTGCAGACATGTCTGGTGCCCCTGTGCTTTCTCCATCTGTGGCCCCTGACTTAGGAGCGTCTTTGCTGGATATCAACTGTCGGTTTGGAACCACTGTTAATTTTTCTGGTAGTGTGTGGTCAGTGTTTCATGCAGGGGTGATTGGTAAGGGACTGAAGGTTCGTGGTGCCACACAGTTGCCTGATCCATCTGGGGTCATTCAG AACATCCAGACCCTACTGGCTGTTGTAGTCCAGTGTTGCAGCTCCTCTGGTCTCAACGGCTCCATCAATGGCTCACGATCGCCGTCTGACCCTGACGAGCCGCCGCCCATCAACGCAGAGGCAGCCAAGGTTGTTGCAGTCACACTGGTGGAAAATGTTTGTCCAGATGTGGCCAATGGGGAGCTGTCCTGGCCCCCAGAAGAACACGCCCGCACCACAGTGGAGCGAGACATACACATTCGACGTTGCTTCGAGGCCCACCCAGTGCTCTTCCCTCTTCTTCAGGTGGTGGCAGCCGGACGCCCAGCTCTCTGCTACTGCTCTGCTGTGCTCAGAGGCCTCCTGGCCACTCTGCTGGCTCACTGGGAGGCGTCCCGTGGGGTGTCATCCACAGACTCCCCGTGGCACCTCCAGGCCTCCTGCCTTCTGGTGTCCTGCATGGGAGAAGGTCAACTCCTACCCCCTGTGCTGGCCAACGTCCACGAAGCCTTCCCCCACCTGACTCCCTTCGAGGTGAGGCTGCTGCTCCTGGCTGTGTGGGAGTACGTGAGGGGCAATGGGCCCATGCCCCAGAAGTTTGTCTTCAGCTCAGAGAAGGGCCTGTTCTGCAGGGATTTCTCACGGGATGGTGACGTGGCAAGATACGTGGCACCGATTCACAGTGTCCTCCATAAAAACATTGACAGACTGGGACACCTGTGCTGGCGCTTCCAGCTCTGA